Genomic window (Flavobacteriales bacterium):
GATCTTGAAATGCGCACTGCGGAGGTTCGTGGCGGTGCCGGAGTCCACCACGCCTTCCAGCATCCGGTGGAGCTTCAGCAAGGTGGCATCGGAGCAGATGCGCTCGTTCAACGTCACCGGTGGGAAACGCTCCAGGACCTTGCCGTTGCGGGTGACGGACCGGACGAACTGTGGTTGCACCATCCGTCCGTCATTCGCGATGGCGTTGTAGAAGGTGAGCATCCGCAGGGGCGTCTCGCTCACCTCATAGCCAATGCTCATCCACGGCAGGCTGATGCCGCTCCACATCTTTTTATCCTCCGGCCCGCGAAGCACGGGCAGTCCCTCGCCGGGGATGTGCAGTCCCAGTGTCGAGCCGAATCCCAAGCGGCGAAGCCCCTCCACGAAACGAGCGGGGTCCTTTTTATAGGCCGAATCGATGGCCTGCGAAATGCCGGTGTTGCTGCTCACCTCCATGGCGCGCCGCAACGTGATCAGGCCCCAGCCTCCTTCGTGGGAGTCCTTCATGACGCGGTCGTAGAACTTGCGCTTCCCGCCACGGGTGTCCACGATCTGGTCCGGCGAGACACGGCCGTCGTCCAAAGCCACCATCAGGGCCGCGGTCTTGAACGTGCTGCCCGGCTCGGTGCTGGCACCCACGGCATAGTTGTACACCTCGGCATAGCTGCTGTCGCGCTGCAGCGTGAGGTTGCTTATCGCCTTGATGTAGCCGGTCTGCGTCTCCATCACCACCACGCAGCCATGGTGTGCGCCGTTCAGCTTCAACTGCTTGGCGAGTGCCGCATCGGCAACGTCCTGCAGGTTCATGTCGATGGTGGTATGGATGTCGCTTCCGGGCACCGGGTCCTGCCCTTCGCCGCCGTCCACCGGCATCCACACGCCCCCGGTAAGGCGTCTTTCCAAGCGCTTACCGATAATGCCCTGGAGCCATTGGGCATAACCAGCCTCCAGTCCGATCGCCGTACTGTCCTTCAAGAGGTAGCCCACCGTCCGCGACGCCAAGCGGCCGAAAGGGCGGATCCGCACCATGTGCTTGTCCGCGATGAAGCCGCTCTTGTGGCGGCCCAGACGGAACAGCGGCAAGCGGCGGAGCTCCTGCAACTGCTCATGGTCGCAACGCCTCTTCAGCAAGTGGTAACGTTCCCCGCGGGCGTGCGCATCGATCAGGTCCCTGCGGCATTCCTGCATGGTGCGGTCACCGAAGAGGTTGGAAAGCCCCCAGCTTAGCGAGTCCAGGTTGGTGACGAACAGCGCATCGGAAAGGCCGTCGGCGCGCATGTCCATGCGGATCTCATACTCGGGAACACTGGTGGCGAGGAGGCGGTCGTCATCACTGAAAATATGCCCGCGCTCACTCTGGACGCTGCGCATGGCGGTGGCCACGTTCACGGCTTTGGCGCGCCATTTGTCGCCCTCCGCGATCTGGATGGTGAAGAGCTTCACCGCGATGGCGGCGCCGAACAGCATCAGCACGGCATACACCAAGGTGATGCGCAGGCGAAGGATCTTTTCCTCGTTCATGGCCGCGCGCGTTGTGCTTCCATTTCCTTCTTGTCCACCGTTAAGCGCAGGGGCGGTTCCCGGCTTTCGCGCAGGCCCATGTCTCCGATATCGTCCGCCACCTGGCTCTGGCGTTCGGCTTTTTCCAAGTGGCTGCGGATGGTGATGTACTCGGAGCGCATTTCCTTCAGCTCACTGCTGGTGCGGTCCAGGTCGCGGACTGTGCGCTCGGTCCAATAGCCGTAGCCGATGTAGAAAAGCATGAGCCCGGCGACGAACAGCAGGAAGGGCATGTTGGCGAGCACCTTCTCCCGCGTGAGGAAGGTGCCGTTCAGCACGTTCACCAAGCCGCGCGAGAACGTGCGCCTGCCTTTGGCCTTCGGGGCTTTGGCCTTCTTCTCCGGTATTTTTTCCTTGACCTTATTCACTGCCGTACCGCTGTTCTGAGCCTTGCGCTGCGTGCGCGCGGATTGCTCAATTGTTCCTGTTCCGATGCCTGCACCGCCTTGCTCTGCGTGGGCTTGAAGGGGCGTTTGCTGTTGCCGAAGACATCCTTGTCCTCCTTCCCTTCCAAGCTTCCGGTCTTCATCCAGTTCTTCACCAAGCGGTCCTCGAGGCTGTGGTAGCTCATCACCACCAAGCGTCCTCCGGGCTTGATCACCTCGGTGCTTTCCGTCAGCAGCCGTTCCAAGGATCCGAGTTCATCGTTCACCGCAATTCGCAGCGCTTGGAAGACCTGCGCGAGAAAACCATGTTCCTCGCCGCGGCGTGCCATCGGCTTCAGTACCTCCACCAATTGGCCGGTGGTCCCGATGCGTTCCGCCGCACGGGCCTGCACGATCCGCTGGGCCACCTTGTGCGCCTGGTCCACTTCGCCGTATGTGCGCAGAAGATCCGTAAGTGCACGCTCATCGAGGCTGTTCAACAGGTCCGCGGCGGTGCGCTTGTCCTGCTGGTTCATCCGCATGTCCAGCGGTGCATCGAAGCGGAAACTGAAACCGCGATCGGCGGTGTCGAACTGGTGGCTGCTGACGCCGAGGTCGGCCAACAGTCCGTCCACCGGCAGTTTTTCGAGATAGCGCAGGTGGTTCCTGATCCAGCGGTAATCCGAAGGAACAAGCGTGAAGCGCGGATCCTTGGGCGCGTTCAGGCGGGCATCGGCATCGCGGTCGAAGGCGATCAACGAGCCATCGGGTCCCAACTGTTCCAAGATGGCGCGGCTATGGCCACCACCTCCGAAGGTCACGTCCACATAGATGCCGTCGGGGCGGATGGCGAGCGCTTCGATGCACTCCTTAAGAAGTAC
Coding sequences:
- the rsmH gene encoding 16S rRNA (cytosine(1402)-N(4))-methyltransferase RsmH; translated protein: MTRPQGTYHDPVLLKECIEALAIRPDGIYVDVTFGGGGHSRAILEQLGPDGSLIAFDRDADARLNAPKDPRFTLVPSDYRWIRNHLRYLEKLPVDGLLADLGVSSHQFDTADRGFSFRFDAPLDMRMNQQDKRTAADLLNSLDERALTDLLRTYGEVDQAHKVAQRIVQARAAERIGTTGQLVEVLKPMARRGEEHGFLAQVFQALRIAVNDELGSLERLLTESTEVIKPGGRLVVMSYHSLEDRLVKNWMKTGSLEGKEDKDVFGNSKRPFKPTQSKAVQASEQEQLSNPRARSARLRTAVRQ
- a CDS encoding transpeptidase family protein; protein product: MNEEKILRLRITLVYAVLMLFGAAIAVKLFTIQIAEGDKWRAKAVNVATAMRSVQSERGHIFSDDDRLLATSVPEYEIRMDMRADGLSDALFVTNLDSLSWGLSNLFGDRTMQECRRDLIDAHARGERYHLLKRRCDHEQLQELRRLPLFRLGRHKSGFIADKHMVRIRPFGRLASRTVGYLLKDSTAIGLEAGYAQWLQGIIGKRLERRLTGGVWMPVDGGEGQDPVPGSDIHTTIDMNLQDVADAALAKQLKLNGAHHGCVVVMETQTGYIKAISNLTLQRDSSYAEVYNYAVGASTEPGSTFKTAALMVALDDGRVSPDQIVDTRGGKRKFYDRVMKDSHEGGWGLITLRRAMEVSSNTGISQAIDSAYKKDPARFVEGLRRLGFGSTLGLHIPGEGLPVLRGPEDKKMWSGISLPWMSIGYEVSETPLRMLTFYNAIANDGRMVQPQFVRSVTRNGKVLERFPPVTLNERICSDATLLKLHRMLEGVVDSGTATNLRSAHFKIAGKTGTAQIASDKAGYKVNGVSYQASFVGYFPAEAPKYTCIVVVSSPSMRGVYGNVVAGPVFTEIADKIYSNRLEMQTLVAQADTVYKAPASFGGNRADLLTVMEALKIPVDVQGEGEWATTQATDSTVVIGTRAVASDETGMMPNVIGMGLRDAMYILENHGLRVRLSGSGMVKRQSPAPGTRSMKGSTVTLELAT